The following are encoded in a window of Vibrio azureus genomic DNA:
- a CDS encoding TonB-dependent siderophore receptor: protein MCNKCLLAVAIGGALINTAVAQEDEHLIIEGREFGYKADHNSTALRMDMLQLETPGQISIIDSAVIDEQRASTLGEVLKNDASISAGGQGRNRERFSLRGFELGSSDGFLRDGRQHWSHYRQPIELLERVEVLKGPSGLLYGKSEPGGLVNMISKKPTSMTQAHFSQDIGSNDHSRTVLDVGGALNDTESLRARTILAQENYGSWRQYGDGTEPDTDRAIGGLVVEYDVTENIMLSAHYDRTKEVGSVDSGAYIVDGKPVIDENYIWDAQWSKIDNDVENYGVEIHAQVMDNMHVKASYNRQDFKRFDVESYPSFEEYDQTGQIKHKGNERSDHWVFDTAYLDITTDFSLFETSNSLLIGVNYLDYHYDRSMAFYDAELVPAGETVAKPNSVNSVKRSTSQYDTWGLYAQNMLTLSDKWQVLAGVRYDEKRSDSLTEQQVSPKLGVIFHPASNGSIYVQYSESFMPQGSVNDPDFSNDGQELEAERGISYEIGTKWELLDERLYLTGSLFDITLENVRLDIDDPSNPNKEIATQDGEQVHKGGEVLAQGMITDTLSLNASAMYLDAEITASKTYQGNQPADVPEWSASVWTNYEVQPNTNINLGMIYEGERYGDAANTFKKEAYTRFDMGFSHTFKYDDSLDIIARFNIENLFDEEYLAGGGTTKKNQEGANGVVIGEGRNYMASLQFKY, encoded by the coding sequence ATGTGTAATAAGTGTTTACTTGCCGTTGCTATTGGGGGGGCTCTTATCAATACCGCAGTGGCTCAAGAGGATGAGCACCTAATTATTGAAGGTCGAGAATTTGGCTACAAGGCGGATCATAACTCGACTGCACTGCGAATGGATATGTTGCAATTAGAAACCCCGGGACAAATTAGCATTATTGACTCCGCTGTTATCGATGAACAACGAGCAAGTACACTTGGGGAAGTGTTAAAAAATGACGCCAGTATCAGTGCTGGTGGGCAGGGAAGGAATCGAGAGCGATTTTCACTGAGAGGCTTTGAACTCGGCAGCTCTGATGGGTTTTTACGAGATGGTCGCCAGCATTGGTCGCACTATCGCCAGCCGATTGAATTATTAGAGCGAGTAGAAGTGTTGAAAGGGCCTTCCGGTTTATTATACGGGAAATCAGAGCCGGGTGGATTGGTTAACATGATCTCCAAAAAACCAACTTCAATGACACAAGCTCATTTTAGTCAGGATATAGGTTCTAATGATCATTCTCGCACTGTATTAGATGTGGGTGGTGCATTGAATGATACGGAATCATTAAGAGCTCGCACGATTCTGGCTCAGGAGAATTATGGTTCTTGGCGACAATATGGTGATGGTACAGAACCTGATACTGATCGAGCGATTGGTGGTCTCGTTGTCGAATACGACGTAACCGAAAATATCATGCTTTCTGCACACTATGATCGCACTAAAGAGGTCGGTAGTGTGGACTCAGGGGCTTATATTGTGGATGGAAAACCAGTTATTGATGAAAATTACATTTGGGATGCACAGTGGTCCAAGATAGATAACGATGTAGAGAACTACGGTGTTGAAATTCATGCTCAAGTAATGGACAACATGCATGTGAAAGCGAGCTACAATCGACAAGACTTTAAACGTTTTGATGTAGAATCTTACCCAAGTTTTGAAGAGTATGACCAAACTGGTCAAATTAAGCATAAAGGTAATGAACGCTCTGATCATTGGGTATTTGATACGGCTTATTTAGATATCACAACAGACTTTTCTCTGTTTGAAACCAGTAACAGCCTCTTAATTGGTGTTAACTACTTAGATTATCATTATGACCGTTCAATGGCATTTTATGATGCTGAGCTTGTACCTGCTGGCGAAACGGTTGCCAAACCCAACTCAGTAAATTCAGTAAAGCGTTCAACCAGCCAATATGATACGTGGGGCCTGTATGCACAAAATATGCTGACATTAAGCGATAAATGGCAAGTATTAGCAGGGGTTCGCTATGATGAGAAACGCAGTGATAGCCTGACAGAACAGCAAGTTTCTCCGAAGCTTGGTGTGATTTTCCATCCAGCAAGTAATGGTTCGATATACGTGCAATATTCTGAGAGCTTTATGCCTCAAGGTAGTGTCAATGATCCTGACTTTTCTAATGATGGTCAGGAATTAGAGGCAGAACGAGGGATCTCTTATGAAATTGGGACTAAGTGGGAACTGTTGGATGAGCGCTTGTATCTGACTGGATCTTTGTTTGATATTACTTTGGAAAATGTTCGTTTAGATATTGATGATCCAAGTAATCCAAACAAAGAAATTGCGACTCAGGATGGCGAACAAGTCCACAAGGGCGGGGAAGTTCTTGCTCAAGGAATGATTACTGACACTCTTTCTCTAAATGCCTCTGCGATGTATTTAGATGCGGAAATAACCGCAAGCAAAACTTATCAAGGTAATCAGCCAGCAGACGTGCCAGAATGGTCAGCCAGTGTTTGGACCAATTATGAAGTTCAGCCGAATACTAACATCAATCTCGGTATGATCTATGAAGGTGAACGTTACGGTGACGCTGCGAATACGTTTAAGAAAGAAGCCTATACACGCTTTGATATGGGATTCTCACATACCTTTAAGTACGATGACTCGTTGGATATTATCGCTCGCTTTAATATCGAAAACCTCTTTGATGAAGAGTACCTTGCTGGTGGAGGAACGACCAAGAAGAATCAAGAGGGCGCGAACGGTGTCGTGATTGGTGAAGGACGAAACTACATGGCTTCACTGCAATTTAAGTATTAA
- a CDS encoding AraC family transcriptional regulator translates to MAFIKQNEVFNENDYDSLVVGIASEISQHDSGLHKHKKDQLISSKSGCMTITLDNIKYVLPPMRAAWVPSGIEHNAQSTNMTHYRSMYFHSSLEPQLPRQIKIFDVTPLMQVLIERMSFWPFNKPDEEQINTVNLFIEELNASEEVYLKLPLPKDPRLNKWLSKIDTADFLVPSLAKLSQKVGASEKTITRIFNRETGMPYQSWRQQWRLLGAIELLSNGMRITDVADRLEFSSDSAFIAFFRQKTGQTPMNFMSNKPSD, encoded by the coding sequence ATGGCTTTCATTAAGCAAAATGAAGTCTTTAATGAAAATGATTACGACAGCTTAGTCGTGGGCATAGCCTCTGAGATCTCACAGCATGATTCTGGCCTACACAAACACAAAAAAGATCAATTAATTTCCTCAAAATCTGGCTGCATGACAATCACATTAGATAATATCAAATATGTGTTGCCTCCAATGAGGGCAGCTTGGGTACCTAGTGGCATTGAACATAATGCCCAATCAACGAACATGACTCACTATCGTTCCATGTACTTTCATTCTTCACTTGAACCTCAATTACCTCGTCAAATTAAGATTTTTGATGTCACGCCATTAATGCAGGTCCTGATAGAAAGGATGTCATTCTGGCCTTTTAACAAGCCTGATGAAGAACAAATCAATACCGTCAATTTATTTATAGAAGAATTGAATGCTTCAGAAGAAGTGTACTTAAAGCTACCTTTACCAAAAGACCCTCGCTTAAATAAATGGCTATCCAAAATAGATACCGCGGATTTTCTTGTTCCTTCTTTGGCTAAGCTAAGCCAGAAAGTAGGCGCGAGCGAGAAAACCATTACTCGAATTTTTAACAGAGAAACGGGAATGCCATATCAAAGTTGGCGACAACAGTGGCGCTTACTTGGTGCTATTGAGCTCTTGTCAAACGGTATGAGAATTACGGATGTAGCTGATAGGTTGGAATTTTCGAGTGATAGTGCTTTCATTGCATTCTTTCGGCAAAAAACAGGGCAAACGCCAATGAACTTTATGAGCAATAAGCCCAGTGATTAA
- a CDS encoding ExbD/TolR family protein: MRLGRRPIQQDEAQIDLTSMLDIVFIMLIFFIVTSSFVRESGVEVNRPQASNVISQKEAGIFIAITAANDVYIDKRMVDIERVEATIEHLLLEQPEAALVIQADEHAYNGTVVKVMDAAKGAGVKNIALAAEKH, translated from the coding sequence GTGAGACTCGGACGCCGACCCATTCAACAAGATGAAGCTCAGATAGATTTAACCTCGATGCTTGATATTGTATTCATCATGTTGATCTTCTTTATTGTGACCAGCTCTTTTGTTCGTGAATCGGGTGTCGAAGTGAATCGCCCGCAAGCGTCAAATGTTATCAGTCAAAAAGAGGCAGGTATTTTTATCGCAATTACGGCTGCGAATGATGTGTATATCGATAAACGTATGGTTGATATTGAACGTGTTGAAGCGACGATAGAGCATTTACTATTGGAGCAACCGGAGGCGGCATTGGTGATTCAAGCGGATGAGCATGCGTATAACGGTACAGTTGTCAAAGTGATGGATGCAGCGAAAGGTGCTGGAGTGAAAAATATCGCCTTAGCTGCGGAGAAACACTAA
- a CDS encoding MotA/TolQ/ExbB proton channel family protein: MNNRSLKASISAVILSFAALTGNTSASESKALLQSAHQEQRQQQSHNNSREAGFNKNEKQLQSIKNQLASERAALQSEADTLSVTFSENESQLAQLEEKLRLETGSLGELFGVVRQSAKSLEMELKQSVTSVDAHAGFDNVENIIAAQSLPTLSQLQAMWRSMEQQIKASGELVNVSFPLLDGEGREQTANGVRLGAIALVDDKGFVKWQGQRGDAVQYLRQPDNAPTIDSLNAGQIDSVVIDPSRGVLLEQLATSPTLLDRFNAGGVVGKIILGLLVIGLSIAVIRGVSLLMARQRITQQLKNPEQLTDNPLGRILAVYQKDKHRSVEALELRLLEAVVDEQMHLEKGLSMLKLLAALAPMLGLLGTVTGMIETFQVITQFGNGDPKVMAGGISMALVTTVLGLIAAMPLLLAHNILSSQAERIRNVLEKQGLGLIAEQAEQGSLLSTAHSHLTTESAA, translated from the coding sequence ATCAATAACCGTTCACTGAAGGCATCAATTTCTGCCGTGATATTGTCTTTTGCTGCTTTAACAGGGAATACTTCGGCATCAGAAAGTAAGGCTTTGTTACAAAGTGCACATCAAGAGCAGCGCCAGCAGCAGTCACATAATAACAGCCGAGAAGCCGGATTTAATAAAAATGAAAAACAGCTTCAGTCGATAAAAAATCAATTGGCTTCAGAGCGTGCAGCACTACAAAGTGAAGCTGATACGTTGAGTGTAACCTTCAGTGAAAATGAATCTCAGCTTGCACAATTAGAAGAGAAATTGCGTTTAGAAACAGGGAGTTTAGGTGAACTGTTTGGTGTGGTTCGCCAAAGTGCTAAGTCTTTGGAAATGGAGCTAAAACAGTCCGTCACGAGTGTGGATGCTCACGCTGGTTTTGATAATGTCGAGAATATTATTGCGGCGCAGTCGTTGCCAACATTATCTCAGTTGCAAGCCATGTGGCGCAGTATGGAACAACAAATTAAAGCCAGCGGAGAGTTGGTCAATGTTTCTTTCCCATTATTGGATGGTGAAGGGCGAGAACAAACAGCCAACGGAGTACGTTTAGGGGCGATAGCACTTGTTGACGATAAAGGTTTCGTTAAATGGCAAGGTCAGAGAGGTGATGCTGTTCAATACCTTCGCCAACCAGATAATGCCCCAACAATAGACTCATTAAACGCTGGCCAGATTGATAGCGTTGTCATTGACCCATCCCGTGGTGTTTTATTAGAACAGCTAGCGACATCTCCCACCCTTTTAGACCGATTTAATGCCGGTGGAGTGGTAGGCAAGATAATACTTGGATTACTGGTGATTGGGTTGTCTATTGCCGTGATTCGAGGTGTGTCTTTGCTTATGGCTCGCCAACGTATTACTCAGCAGCTCAAAAATCCTGAACAATTAACTGATAATCCTCTGGGTCGAATTCTTGCGGTGTACCAAAAAGATAAGCACCGCAGTGTCGAGGCATTAGAACTTCGTTTATTAGAAGCGGTTGTTGATGAGCAAATGCATTTGGAAAAAGGTTTATCAATGTTGAAGTTATTGGCTGCATTGGCGCCAATGCTAGGATTACTTGGTACGGTGACAGGGATGATTGAAACATTCCAAGTGATCACTCAATTTGGTAATGGTGATCCGAAAGTGATGGCTGGAGGGATCTCGATGGCGCTCGTGACCACTGTACTCGGTCTTATTGCTGCTATGCCTCTTTTACTGGCGCATAATATTTTAAGCTCTCAAGCAGAACGCATTCGAAATGTTCTTGAAAAGCAAGGTCTTGGCCTTATCGCGGAGCAAGCAGAACAAGGCAGTTTATTAAGCACAGCTCATTCACACTTGACGACAGAGAGTGCAGCGTAA
- a CDS encoding patatin-like phospholipase family protein codes for MKKAIVVEGGAMRGVFASGVLDAFLEKSYKPFDLAIGVSAGASNLIGYLTDYPHRSINIITKLATSKRFFDVNRFLQGGDLIDVKWLFEESNRTYTLNRNQLFNDIPFVAVTTNANTGLAEYYRIDRNNFERVIEATTALPIAYKHLPFFTGSCHSDGGIADSIPVREAYRRGACDITVVLSHPLSYEKKRVKMPWLVKQCFLEYPEMAEAIIHRSENYNASLNFIRNPPPNTVINVIAPPETFRVHRLSMKQSVLIEGYRMGLKAGREHLMGVIQ; via the coding sequence ATGAAAAAAGCAATTGTTGTTGAAGGCGGCGCAATGCGTGGCGTTTTCGCCAGTGGGGTTTTGGATGCCTTTCTAGAGAAAAGTTATAAACCTTTTGATCTTGCAATCGGTGTCTCAGCAGGCGCTTCTAATTTAATTGGTTATCTCACGGACTATCCTCATCGAAGTATTAATATTATTACAAAGCTTGCTACAAGTAAGCGCTTTTTCGATGTAAATCGCTTCTTACAAGGAGGCGATTTAATTGATGTTAAATGGTTATTTGAAGAGTCTAATCGAACTTATACCCTCAATAGAAATCAATTGTTTAATGATATTCCTTTTGTTGCGGTAACGACAAATGCCAATACAGGACTGGCGGAATATTACCGCATTGATCGCAATAACTTTGAGAGGGTGATTGAGGCCACGACAGCTTTACCTATTGCATATAAGCATCTTCCATTTTTTACCGGTAGTTGCCATTCAGATGGAGGTATTGCTGATTCTATTCCAGTGCGAGAAGCATACCGTCGCGGTGCATGTGATATCACAGTGGTCCTCTCTCATCCTCTGAGTTATGAGAAGAAAAGAGTGAAAATGCCTTGGTTAGTTAAACAATGCTTTCTGGAGTATCCCGAAATGGCTGAGGCTATTATTCACAGATCGGAGAATTATAATGCATCCCTTAATTTCATCCGAAACCCACCCCCAAATACCGTCATAAACGTTATTGCCCCTCCAGAAACATTTAGAGTTCACCGTCTGTCGATGAAGCAATCCGTTCTAATTGAGGGATATAGAATGGGGCTTAAAGCAGGGCGGGAGCACCTAATGGGTGTGATTCAATGA
- a CDS encoding tetratricopeptide repeat protein yields MMKLFLLGVALSLAALSSSANELSQYTAGRVQKAHQLAEKEQFSQAIAILKALDPSRGYERAFVARMLGIFYWQNGQVQPAIKQLTLAVKSGQLKDEQAWQTQKMLADLLLNAQQFKQALPHYYHLTKATPKKQKVDQVWLRIAQSHYQLKEWKKVLSAMASYDRFHLPDTQAPLSMTLSAQLELKKWRPAIGTIKRLIDLQPSRTEWWRQLVALYLHVNDSSKALDTMALAKLKGVPFDNSDHKLLAQLYAKRGIPERAAKELGEIAGIDSDRKLKAQQATYWQMAKEWQKSIASWRLAAKLDRQYNWHLAQLLVQEGQYQSALAALDKVSGRKADVALMKTRAYFKLQKFDDALAYAKRSNEMAPSTQAQSWVKYLSQLRQAQRP; encoded by the coding sequence ATGATGAAGTTATTTTTGCTGGGGGTTGCACTTAGTTTGGCAGCTTTGAGCTCTAGTGCGAATGAATTAAGCCAATATACGGCTGGTCGTGTGCAAAAGGCTCATCAGTTGGCTGAAAAAGAGCAATTTAGCCAAGCGATTGCCATACTTAAAGCACTGGATCCGTCTCGGGGGTATGAACGTGCTTTTGTTGCTAGGATGCTCGGTATCTTTTATTGGCAAAATGGGCAAGTACAACCTGCGATTAAGCAATTAACCCTAGCGGTGAAAAGTGGGCAATTAAAAGACGAGCAGGCATGGCAAACGCAAAAAATGTTGGCTGATCTCTTACTCAACGCCCAGCAGTTTAAGCAGGCGTTACCACATTATTATCATTTGACTAAAGCGACGCCAAAAAAACAAAAAGTCGACCAAGTTTGGCTGCGTATTGCCCAATCTCATTACCAATTGAAAGAGTGGAAAAAGGTGTTATCAGCGATGGCTAGCTATGATCGCTTCCACCTTCCTGACACTCAAGCGCCTTTATCGATGACATTATCGGCGCAGCTTGAACTGAAAAAGTGGCGACCCGCGATTGGAACGATCAAGCGTTTGATCGATCTGCAACCAAGTCGCACTGAGTGGTGGCGTCAACTCGTTGCTTTATATCTGCATGTGAATGATAGTAGTAAGGCACTGGATACTATGGCTCTGGCCAAGTTGAAAGGGGTCCCTTTTGATAACAGTGATCATAAACTACTGGCTCAATTATATGCCAAGCGTGGTATTCCAGAACGAGCTGCAAAAGAACTGGGTGAGATTGCGGGTATCGACTCTGACCGCAAACTAAAAGCGCAGCAAGCTACTTACTGGCAAATGGCTAAGGAATGGCAGAAATCTATCGCAAGCTGGCGCTTAGCAGCAAAGTTGGATCGTCAGTATAATTGGCATCTTGCGCAATTATTAGTTCAAGAAGGCCAATATCAAAGTGCGCTTGCTGCATTAGATAAAGTATCGGGGCGTAAAGCTGATGTCGCTTTGATGAAAACTCGTGCTTACTTTAAGTTACAGAAATTTGATGACGCATTGGCTTATGCAAAACGTTCAAATGAAATGGCACCATCCACGCAAGCACAAAGCTGGGTGAAATATCTTTCTCAACTGAGGCAAGCACAAAGGCCGTAA
- a CDS encoding MFS transporter: MNKIIEKISIPLAVVLLMFPQIIETMYSPALTSVKNTFGVTSNEASQAMSIFFIAFAFGVVFWGRMCDVIGRRVSTLAGLVVFIAAAIFTMLAPNFDLLLTGFGCCAFGAAVGSVCTQTIIRDGYHGKELSHVFSIVGTSIGISPVVGMLVGSWLTSFGGYKLVFVAMVVFVAALLIWSIVKLPETKAENSRRDSLISVALKMLTDSHIWYVTLMVGLFNIALFSYYSIAPFMFEKLGASVSFFGNTGFVLAAGSVLGSVINMRLIRAHLSHDKIVTFASVLLLMGGLCVWMMQDSVWFFVPVVLVSLSFGLALPNLLSGALVEYRDHLGSAGALLGLFYYLIIGFGLHKAAEIGNLAMTLIGSAAVCIVLVLLHSFKHKNEF, encoded by the coding sequence ATGAATAAAATTATAGAGAAAATATCGATCCCTTTGGCTGTGGTACTTTTGATGTTTCCGCAGATCATCGAAACAATGTATAGCCCTGCGCTCACTTCAGTAAAAAATACGTTCGGAGTAACTTCGAATGAAGCATCTCAAGCAATGTCCATTTTCTTTATCGCTTTTGCTTTTGGTGTCGTTTTCTGGGGCAGAATGTGTGATGTGATAGGAAGAAGAGTTTCAACTTTGGCTGGCTTAGTCGTTTTTATTGCAGCGGCAATATTTACCATGCTTGCTCCAAACTTTGATCTCTTACTAACGGGCTTTGGTTGTTGTGCTTTTGGTGCTGCAGTTGGATCTGTTTGTACACAAACGATCATCCGTGACGGTTACCATGGTAAAGAATTAAGTCATGTATTTTCAATTGTCGGGACATCAATTGGTATTAGTCCTGTTGTTGGTATGTTAGTTGGTAGCTGGTTAACTTCTTTTGGCGGTTATAAATTAGTATTCGTAGCAATGGTGGTCTTTGTGGCAGCCTTACTTATTTGGTCAATAGTTAAACTTCCGGAAACTAAGGCAGAGAACAGTAGGCGTGACAGTTTAATTTCTGTGGCTTTAAAAATGTTAACAGATAGCCATATTTGGTACGTGACGTTGATGGTTGGCTTATTCAATATTGCTCTCTTCTCATACTACAGTATTGCACCTTTTATGTTTGAGAAATTGGGAGCAAGTGTCAGCTTTTTTGGTAATACAGGTTTTGTGTTAGCGGCTGGTTCTGTGCTGGGCTCGGTTATTAATATGCGACTAATCCGTGCTCATTTAAGCCATGATAAAATTGTTACCTTCGCATCAGTACTACTTTTAATGGGTGGCCTTTGTGTATGGATGATGCAGGACTCAGTTTGGTTTTTTGTACCAGTGGTTCTAGTTTCACTATCATTTGGGCTTGCATTACCTAACCTATTAAGTGGAGCATTAGTTGAGTATCGTGACCATTTAGGCAGCGCAGGTGCTTTATTAGGCCTCTTCTATTACCTGATTATTGGTTTTGGTCTTCATAAGGCTGCTGAAATAGGTAATCTGGCAATGACTTTGATTGGTAGTGCTGCTGTATGTATTGTCCTTGTGCTTTTACACTCTTTTAAACACAAAAATGAGTTTTAA
- a CDS encoding energy transducer TonB has protein sequence MRLLMMALPLSCIITLSLFSLMAWMVDRGKQDVQPASEAVRFDMVMLENDSDIQRRQRSVPEQPKPPSIPEPMALSQAEVPKQAMQQMSPIAALGLNTSMDGIAIQAPNLSGMMGTQQAMPLYRVEPRYPSKALKRKIEGYVVMRFTIDASGRPVDIEVIEAQPKRWFEKDAIRALKKWKYQPKVENGHSIEQQGQTVRLEFKLDK, from the coding sequence ATGCGCTTGTTGATGATGGCATTGCCACTTTCATGCATCATTACACTCAGCTTATTTAGTTTGATGGCATGGATGGTTGATAGAGGCAAACAAGATGTCCAACCAGCCTCGGAGGCGGTTCGCTTTGATATGGTCATGCTCGAAAATGACTCAGATATACAACGAAGACAGCGCTCTGTGCCTGAACAACCCAAACCACCATCGATTCCGGAGCCAATGGCATTGTCGCAAGCAGAAGTACCGAAGCAAGCGATGCAACAGATGTCACCTATTGCAGCTTTGGGTCTGAATACGTCTATGGATGGTATCGCCATTCAAGCCCCAAATTTATCAGGGATGATGGGTACCCAGCAGGCTATGCCACTTTACCGTGTTGAACCTCGTTATCCATCAAAAGCGTTGAAACGTAAAATAGAAGGCTACGTCGTGATGCGTTTTACTATCGATGCATCAGGTCGCCCTGTAGATATTGAAGTCATAGAAGCTCAGCCTAAACGCTGGTTTGAGAAAGATGCAATTCGTGCGTTAAAAAAGTGGAAATATCAGCCGAAAGTTGAAAATGGCCATTCTATTGAACAGCAAGGCCAAACCGTGAGATTGGAGTTTAAGTTAGATAAATGA
- a CDS encoding MotA/TolQ/ExbB proton channel family protein, with protein sequence MALSVSSVEEVIVKDWGSTLMSFMHQGGPILWWLAAVVALYWLLAIDRLLYLHTVFPRVKAHLIQRWGSRLEQQSWYAHQIREGWISKAKGDLYQHLSTMKVLVAICPMLGLLGTVTGMISVFDMMATQGSSNPKLMASGISLATLPTMAGMVAALAGMFVHARLSKSCERKIIQLEQSLRSQK encoded by the coding sequence ATGGCACTGAGCGTATCCAGCGTGGAGGAGGTAATCGTGAAAGATTGGGGTTCGACATTGATGAGTTTTATGCATCAAGGAGGTCCCATTTTATGGTGGTTAGCCGCTGTCGTTGCTCTATATTGGCTGCTGGCTATCGATCGACTGCTTTACCTCCATACTGTGTTTCCGAGGGTAAAAGCACACCTGATACAACGATGGGGCTCTAGGTTGGAACAGCAGTCATGGTATGCACACCAGATTAGAGAAGGATGGATCTCGAAGGCTAAAGGTGATCTATACCAGCACTTATCAACCATGAAAGTCTTAGTCGCTATTTGCCCCATGCTCGGTCTACTTGGCACGGTAACAGGGATGATCAGTGTGTTTGACATGATGGCAACCCAAGGGAGCAGCAACCCTAAACTGATGGCTTCAGGTATCTCTCTTGCGACGTTACCTACTATGGCAGGTATGGTCGCCGCCTTGGCGGGAATGTTTGTACATGCTCGCTTGAGTAAGTCATGTGAAAGAAAAATAATCCAACTAGAACAATCATTAAGGAGTCAAAAGTGA
- a CDS encoding DUF3450 domain-containing protein gives MNLFKSSLALLLSSALLPAMADELNRAQTVQSKTNQASASSQKRIDVSAEKALTLEAEIDQLREEISNLKIYRDHLNGLVESQNQEVVSLNKQIEQIAKTRQGIVPLMYHMLDGLKAIVADDLPIRKEQREERIAKLEAVMKRADVADAEKFRRILEAYQVEIDYGSKLGTYRGKIQPVDGDLIEVDVLYLGRISLIARSLSGNEFWRWSQQNNAWEYVDDQQSAELSKAYAMANKQLVPSLLTLPLSSQVAEKK, from the coding sequence ATGAATCTATTTAAATCGAGCCTTGCTCTGTTACTTTCATCGGCTTTGCTGCCTGCTATGGCGGATGAACTTAACCGAGCACAAACTGTCCAGAGCAAAACAAATCAGGCTTCAGCATCGAGCCAAAAACGTATTGATGTGAGTGCTGAAAAAGCTCTGACTTTGGAAGCTGAAATCGATCAGTTGCGTGAGGAAATCAGCAATTTGAAAATTTATCGTGATCACCTGAACGGTCTTGTTGAGAGCCAAAATCAAGAAGTGGTTAGCTTGAATAAGCAGATTGAGCAGATTGCGAAGACGCGTCAAGGGATTGTGCCTTTGATGTACCATATGCTTGATGGGTTGAAAGCGATAGTGGCTGATGATTTACCTATCCGCAAAGAACAAAGGGAAGAGCGAATTGCGAAGCTAGAAGCCGTTATGAAGCGTGCAGATGTTGCCGATGCTGAGAAGTTTCGAAGAATCTTGGAAGCGTATCAGGTTGAAATCGATTACGGCAGTAAGCTGGGAACCTACCGAGGTAAAATTCAACCTGTAGATGGTGATCTCATTGAAGTTGATGTGCTTTACTTGGGGCGTATCTCGCTGATCGCTCGTAGCCTCTCTGGTAATGAATTCTGGCGTTGGTCTCAACAAAACAACGCTTGGGAATATGTTGATGACCAGCAGTCTGCTGAATTGAGCAAAGCATACGCAATGGCGAATAAACAGTTGGTTCCAAGTTTACTGACATTACCTTTATCAAGCCAAGTAGCGGAGAAGAAATAA